GGCTTTTCCCAAATGTTTTGCTTTGATGTAGGAAGTGGGGTAGAGCATCTCCTGCATCCCCGGCCCTCCCTTAGGCCCTTCGTACACGATGACGACCACGTCGCCGGCTTCAATCTCTCCGTTCAGGATCCCGGTGCACGCTTCGTCCTGGGAATGGTACACCTTGGCTTTTCCCGAGAATTTCCAGATATTCTCATCTACCCCTGCCGTTTTCACCACGCAGCCGTTCTGTGCGATGTTACCTTTCAGGACGGCGAGTCCGCCGTCGAGGGTATAGGCATTTGCGATGTTCCGGATACAACCGTCTTCCCGGTCGGCATCGAGGGTTTTGTAAACGGCGTTTTGCGAGCCCATGACCAGGTTAAACCTGTTTCCCGGTGCCGAGCTGTAGATCGCTTGCGCCTCGGGATGGATATTTTCTGTTGTGATGTCGTACTTTTCTATCGCCTGTTTCAGCGTCAGTCCGTCGGCACGGTGGACCGATGTGTCGATCAGCCCGCCTTTTGCCAGTTCGCCCACGATACCCAGAATGCCTCCGGCGCGGTTCACATCCTGGACGTGGTACTTCTTGGTGTTGGGCGCTACTTTGCATACGCAAGGCACCTTACGCGAGAGGGCGTCGATATCGTCCATCGTGAAATCCACTTCCGCCTCACGGGCAATGGCCAGCAGGTGAAGGATGGTGTTGGTGGAGCCGCCCATGGCAATGTCGAGCGACATGGCGTTGAGGAACGCCGCGCGTGTGGCGATGTTTCTCGGCAGCACGCTTTCGTCGCCGTCGAAATAGTAGCGGTAGGCGTTTTCCACGATCTGCCCTGCTGCTTTGCGGAAGAGTCCGATCCGGTTGGCGTGTGTGGCCACGATCGTCCCGTTGCCGGGCAGTGCCAGGCCGATGGCTTCGTTGAGGCAGTTCATGGAGTTGGCGGTAAACATTCCCGAGCACGAGCCGCAGGTGGGGCAAGCCAGCTTCTCGAGCTGCGAGATGCGGTCGTCCGACACGGCATCGTCGGCCGATTCGATCATCGCATCGATCAGGTCGATGGATTCGTCGCCAATTTTTCCCGCCTCCATGGGCCCGCCCGAAACAAAGATGGCGGGGATGTTCAGCCGCATGGCTGCCATGAGCATGCCCGGCGTTATCTTGTCGCAGTTGCTGATGCACACCATCGCATCCACCTTGTGAGCGTTAATCATATATTCTATGGAGTCGGCAATCAGGTCGCGCGACGGTAACGAGTAGAGCATCCCGTCGTGGCCCATGGCGATGCCGTCGTCCACGGCGATGGTGTTGAATTCGGCGGCAAAGCACCCCAACTTTTCGATTTCGGCTTTCACCATCTGCCCGATATCGTGCAGGTGTGCGTGCCCGGGCACAAACTGGGTGAATGAATTCACCACGGCGATGATGGGTTTTCCCATCTGCTCGTCTTTCATTCCGTTAGCCCTCCACAGCGCGCGTGCGCCGGCCATCAGGCGGCCCTGAGTGGAGGTGTAGCTCCGGAGGTGTTTATTGTCTTTACGGTTCATTCCTGTATGTTCCTATTTTATTGTTTTCTTTTATTTCAATCTTAATCCCTATCTCTATTTCAATCTCTATTTCAATCTCTATTTCAATCCCTATTTCAATCTCAAATTCAATCTCAAATTCAATCTCAAATTCAATCTCAAATTCAATCTTATTCTCTATCTCTATCTCTATTTCTTATAAAGTAACTAAAATGGAGCTTTTAATATACTCCGCAATCCAGTCCCCCACCTCACTTGTCCCGTAGGCTTTTCCCCCTTCGGCAATATCTTCGGTGACGACGCCCGCTTCGAGGCTTGCGTTGACGGCCCGGCGGATGGCTGCTCCTTCTTCCTGCAGGTTGAAAGCGTATTCAAACATCAGTGCGGCGGAGAGGATCATGGCGGCGGGATTGGCAATGTTTTTTCCGGTTGCCTGCGGGTAGGAGCCGTGGATCGGTTCGAACAGGGAGGTGTGTATGCCTATCGAAGCGGAGGGGAGCATCCCCAGTGATCCGGTGATGACCGATGCTTCGTCGGTGAGGATGTCGCCGAAGAGGTTTTCGGTTACCAGCACATCGAAGCTCTTGGGCCACTGGATGATGCGCATGGCTGCGTTGTCCACGAACAGGTAATCGGTCTCGATGTCGGGGTATTGCGGGGCGATCTCCTGCGCGATCTGGCGCCACAGGCGGGAGGTGGCA
This portion of the Petrimonas sulfuriphila genome encodes:
- the ilvD gene encoding dihydroxy-acid dehydratase, whose protein sequence is MNRKDNKHLRSYTSTQGRLMAGARALWRANGMKDEQMGKPIIAVVNSFTQFVPGHAHLHDIGQMVKAEIEKLGCFAAEFNTIAVDDGIAMGHDGMLYSLPSRDLIADSIEYMINAHKVDAMVCISNCDKITPGMLMAAMRLNIPAIFVSGGPMEAGKIGDESIDLIDAMIESADDAVSDDRISQLEKLACPTCGSCSGMFTANSMNCLNEAIGLALPGNGTIVATHANRIGLFRKAAGQIVENAYRYYFDGDESVLPRNIATRAAFLNAMSLDIAMGGSTNTILHLLAIAREAEVDFTMDDIDALSRKVPCVCKVAPNTKKYHVQDVNRAGGILGIVGELAKGGLIDTSVHRADGLTLKQAIEKYDITTENIHPEAQAIYSSAPGNRFNLVMGSQNAVYKTLDADREDGCIRNIANAYTLDGGLAVLKGNIAQNGCVVKTAGVDENIWKFSGKAKVYHSQDEACTGILNGEIEAGDVVVIVYEGPKGGPGMQEMLYPTSYIKAKHLGKACALITDGRFSGGTSGLSIGHISPEAAAGGNIGLVKDGDVIEIDIPNRIIRVQLSDAELAERRKQEEAKGKAAFKPVRDRKVSNALKLYAHFVSSADLGGVRIL